Proteins from one Fragaria vesca subsp. vesca linkage group LG6, FraVesHawaii_1.0, whole genome shotgun sequence genomic window:
- the LOC101309479 gene encoding uncharacterized protein LOC101309479, whose translation MSEMDMYGVDEEEEEFYEAIRILLMAIQAVIYVLYDLVLSIPDESIRRPLTRRPVTSNGYIYMNKILDGDPHIFREVYRMYPDVFRKFEPRMIFERSHFTVSKSFNKILKALNIIAPEFMAKPPSPNTTPPNIRESTRFYPFFKDCIGAIDGTHIPATVVGREVSRYRNRHGKISQNVLAACNFDLQFIYVLSGWEGSAHDSKVLNDAISRSSDEFPPEPEDDPVENEEDNFEWDDFQTQEQQRDNANQWRMSVANQMWAEAQANANNVNNDNEESNHEGEE comes from the exons ATGTCTGAAATGGATATGTATGGAGTTGATGAAGAGGAAGAAGAGTTTTACGAGGCCATTAGAATTTTATTAATGGCAATACAAGCAGTGATTTATGTGTTATATGATCTTGTGCTCAGCATACCAGATGAAAGTATTAGACGTCCATTGACTCGGAGACCAGTGACATCAAATGGGTACATATACATGAATAAGATACTGGACGGAGACCCTCATATCTTTCGGGAGGTTTACAGAATGTATCCTGACGTGTTCCGGAAATT TGAACCTCGAATGATATTCGAGCGATCCCATTTCACTGTTAGCAAAAGTTTCAACAAAATCTTAAAGGCCTTAAATATAATAGCTCCAGAGTTTATGGCTAAACCACCGTCACCTAATACCACACCACCAAACATAAGAGAAAGTACAAGGTTTTATCCTTTCTTTAAG GATTGCATTGGAGCTATTGATGGCACACATATTCCTGCAACAGTTGTTGGACGTGAGGTAAGCAGATACAGAAATCGCCATGGGAAGATATCACAAAATGTGTTAGCAGCTTGTAACTTTGATTTACAATTCATATATGTGCTTAGTGGATGGGAGGGTTCTGCTCATGATTCAAAAGTGTTAAATGATGCTATTTCTAGAA GTTCAGATGAATTTCCTCCTGAACCAGAAGATGATCCGGTAGAGAATGAAGAAGATAATTTTGAATGGGATGATTTTCAAACCCAAGAGCAGCAAAGAGATAATGCTAATCAATGGAGAATGAGTGTTGCTAATCAGATGTGGGCAGAAGCTCAAGCAAATGCCAACAATGTAAACAATGACAATGAAGAAAGTAATCATGAAGGAGAAGAATGA
- the LOC101314587 gene encoding uncharacterized protein LOC101314587, which translates to MGSPRNPLNLNVEETRLLIEHPERLQMNKAGSLVAAEERIYIHYRNPAAPPKMVFLPGPSHDNGDVNPTVQELTTLPFPDRVLMVGQSLGKLCFRDPIRSIFYVCDVQTEVVEQRIPDVGAAAPRAYYSNEAAYGFGHTASGSSFKIVRFPLLFTEAETERPPTYLDMYDSRRGEWFEVVFPSLSLYYPLLEPAYMSRKHGYLFWKVNIRRMQHLLAFDLNTNDLHTILVPADFHYNISKLSFGSGCDGAIIACRHRFSSTGQFTVDLYTLDMNVDTLVDMTTVHKWRLTEHSCFQPALSSATSSLFPVAGISKGEDNQHLFFLHNDSNIVGFKMHHDGLLWQLVAEYKLDVSPPAVPMDTNERVSKYKAVPVGPRVIKMIREQRDIPPNA; encoded by the exons ATGGGTTCACCAAGAAACCCACTTAATCTCAACGTGGAGGAGACACGGCTGCTGATCGAGCACCCCGAGAGGCTGCAGATGAACAAAGCTGGTAGCTTGGTGGCTGCAGAAGAACGAATTTACATACATTACCGCAATCCAGCGGCCCCTCCCAAGATGGTGTTTCTCCCGGGGCCTAGTCACGACAACGGAGATGTCAATCCTACAGTTCAAGAGCTTACCACACTCCCGTTTCCTGATCGGGTTCTAATGGTGGGTCAATCCTTGGGTAAGCTCTGTTTCAGAGACCCAATCAGAAGCATCTTTTATGTGTGTGATGTGCAAACAGAGGTGGTGGAACAGAGGATTCCAGATGTAGGTGCTGCTGCGCCTCGGGCATATTATTCAAATGAGGCCGCTTATGGGTTTGGACATACCGCAAGCGGTTCTTCTTTCAAGATTGTACGATTTCCCCTCTTGTTTACAGAGGCTGAAACAGAGAGGCCTCCCACATATTTGGATATGTACGACAGTAGACGAGGAGAGTGGTTTGAGGTAGTCTTTCCATCCTTGTCCCTGTATTACCCATTGCTGGAGCCAGCTTATATGTCGAGGAAACATGGTTATCTCTTTTGGAAAGTCAACATCCGGCGTATGCAGCACCTGTTAGCTTTCGATCTCAACACAAACGACCTCCACACTATTCTGGTTCCTGCTGATTTTCACTATAATATTAGCAAGCTGAGTTTTGGTTCTGGTTGTGATGGAGCAATCATAGCGTGCAGACATCGATTTTCCTCTACTGGTCAATTTACTGTCGATTTATATACTTTGGATATGAATGTGGACACCCTTGTGGACATGACAACGGTCCACAAATGGCGACTCACAGAACACTCGTGCTTTCAACCGGCTCTCTCTAGTGCCACAAGTAGTCTGTTCCCCGTTGCCGGCATCTCCAAGGGTGAAGACAACCAACATTTGTTTTTCCTGCACAATGACAGTAACATTGTTGGTTTCAAGATGCATCATGATGGTCTGCTGTGGCAGCTAGTAGCTGAGTACAAATTGGATGTGTCTCCACCTGCTGTGCCTATGGACACCAATGAACGAGTTTCAAAGTACAAAGCCGTTCCGGTTGGACCAAGGGTAATCAAAATGATCAGAGAGCAG AGAGACATACCACCCAATGCTTAG